In Pedobacter heparinus DSM 2366, the following are encoded in one genomic region:
- the pncB gene encoding nicotinate phosphoribosyltransferase codes for MALMISVLDNDFYKVTMQQGVVRLFPAAKARYQFINRGKHSFPEGFAVALRKAVDEMALLKLSKAEKHFLQVNCPYLDPVYLDFLEGYRFNPEEVHIEQHEDQLQVKVEGFWYRTILWEVPLMSLICELYYVLTGAKRISNEAIIEVTRKKIEAYKALGVTIAEFGTRRRYAYDVQRLVLQSLSQYGAGSFIGTSNMHLAMLHQTKPIGTHAHEWFMFHAARYGFTMANAMGLEHWVQVYRGDLGIALSDTYTTDVFFKQFDRMYAKLFDGVRHDSADPLVFADKVISHYERMGIDPKSKTIIFSDGLDYEKVERIARHCLGRVGMSFGIGTNFTNDAGLPPMNIVIKMTEAHPQDGQWTKVVKLSDEEGKYTGDIQTINLAKTILGIS; via the coding sequence ATGGCCTTGATGATATCAGTTTTAGACAATGATTTTTACAAAGTTACCATGCAGCAGGGTGTTGTACGCTTGTTTCCTGCGGCTAAAGCAAGGTATCAGTTTATCAATCGTGGTAAACATTCATTTCCGGAAGGCTTCGCTGTCGCGCTGCGCAAAGCTGTAGACGAAATGGCTTTGCTGAAGCTGAGTAAGGCAGAAAAGCATTTTCTTCAGGTAAACTGCCCCTATCTTGACCCGGTATACCTTGATTTTCTGGAAGGCTACCGCTTTAACCCCGAAGAGGTACACATTGAACAACATGAAGATCAGCTCCAGGTAAAAGTTGAAGGGTTTTGGTACCGTACCATTTTGTGGGAAGTTCCGCTCATGTCGCTCATCTGTGAACTGTACTATGTTTTAACGGGTGCTAAAAGGATCAGCAATGAGGCCATCATTGAGGTTACCCGCAAAAAAATTGAAGCTTACAAAGCCCTGGGCGTAACCATAGCTGAATTTGGTACCCGAAGAAGGTATGCATATGATGTTCAGCGCCTGGTATTACAATCCTTGAGCCAGTATGGTGCCGGATCTTTTATAGGGACCAGCAATATGCACCTGGCCATGTTGCACCAAACCAAACCGATAGGTACGCATGCACATGAGTGGTTTATGTTTCATGCCGCCAGGTATGGTTTTACAATGGCCAATGCAATGGGGCTTGAACATTGGGTACAGGTTTATCGGGGCGACCTTGGCATTGCCCTGTCTGACACCTACACTACTGATGTTTTCTTTAAGCAGTTTGACAGGATGTACGCTAAATTATTTGATGGGGTGAGGCACGATAGCGCAGATCCTTTGGTATTTGCCGATAAAGTGATCAGCCATTATGAACGTATGGGCATTGATCCTAAATCAAAGACCATTATTTTTTCTGACGGGCTTGATTATGAAAAAGTTGAGCGTATTGCCAGACATTGCCTTGGCCGGGTAGGCATGTCGTTCGGAATAGGCACTAATTTTACCAATGATGCCGGATTGCCGCCCATGAACATTGTGATTAAAATGACTGAAGCCCATCCTCAGGATGGGCAGTGGACGAAAGTTGTTAAATTATCTGACGAAGAAGGTAAGTATACAGGTGATATTCAGACCATCAATCTGGCGAAAACCATACTGGGAATCAGCTGA
- a CDS encoding DeoR/GlpR family DNA-binding transcription regulator — protein sequence MRKEERHKLIMREINLHNKVLSTDLSVLLNISDDTVRRDLKELAETGKLLKVHGGAASKSFVAPFNAQHEIYALNEKNVIAKKTLKIIKNEMVILTEGGTTILQLARMIPENLKVTFFTISPQVAITLSDHSNLEVITIGGKLNKNANLHVGASVINQLVDLRADLCLLGANAFSAEEGLTDMDWDIVQVKKAIIRSSKKTAVLSISEKLNTAQRIRICGPDDIDYLITELPAGSPLMQGYTNDHLIVL from the coding sequence ATGCGTAAAGAAGAAAGACACAAGCTGATCATGAGAGAGATAAACCTTCACAATAAGGTTTTATCGACCGATCTGAGTGTACTGTTAAACATTTCAGATGATACCGTAAGACGTGACCTTAAAGAGCTTGCCGAAACAGGTAAACTGTTAAAGGTTCATGGTGGTGCGGCAAGTAAATCATTTGTAGCACCCTTTAATGCACAGCATGAGATATATGCACTCAATGAGAAAAATGTAATTGCAAAGAAAACACTGAAAATTATAAAGAACGAAATGGTGATCCTTACCGAGGGTGGCACCACTATACTGCAGCTGGCCAGAATGATTCCTGAAAACCTGAAAGTTACCTTTTTTACAATCAGTCCGCAGGTAGCCATTACCTTATCAGACCACAGCAACCTTGAGGTCATTACCATCGGCGGTAAACTCAATAAAAATGCAAACCTGCACGTTGGGGCAAGTGTAATTAACCAGCTGGTAGACCTGAGGGCCGATCTCTGTTTACTGGGGGCCAATGCATTTTCGGCAGAAGAAGGCCTTACCGATATGGACTGGGACATTGTACAGGTAAAAAAAGCGATCATCAGGTCGTCGAAAAAAACAGCAGTACTGAGCATTTCTGAAAAATTAAATACTGCACAAAGGATAAGGATCTGTGGCCCTGACGATATTGACTACCTCATTACCGAATTACCTGCCGGGAGCCCTTTAATGCAGGGCTATACAAATGATCATTTAATAGTGCTTTAA
- a CDS encoding ABC-F family ATP-binding cassette domain-containing protein has product MITLQDITYTHPDRDVLFRGLNLIINKKDKIALIGDNGTGKSSLLNMMAGNLQPASGSVKMSSIPYYVPQIFGQFNDYSIAKALQVEGKLKALNEILDGRMTTENMVLLNDDWAVEERCKNALAHWNLEGLDLAQKMGSLSGGQKTKVFLAGIRIHRPEIVLLDEPSNHLDLWSRKRLYDDLASATNTLVVVSHDKTLLKLPERVFELDKRGITVYGGNYDFYVAQKKLESEALKQDLNSREKALRKARETEKEVLERQQKLDARGKKKQEKAGLPTIVMHAFKNNAEKSSSRIKSVHEDKKAVLSQELGQLRAALPDINKMKMDLNNSALHRGKTLVSAKNINFGYYHQLLWKEPLNFRLNSGERMVIRGANGSGKTTLIKMILGWLQPSSGTLNSLSGIKTIYIDQDYSLIDNNLSVYEQAQAYNSGELQEHEIKIRLNRFLFDKAYWNKSCAALSGGEKMRLMLCALTISNAAPDLIVLDEPTNNLDIQNTGILTAAIGDYKGTLLLVSHDELFLKQINAVHSIELH; this is encoded by the coding sequence ATGATTACCCTACAGGATATTACGTATACACATCCCGACCGGGATGTATTGTTTAGGGGTTTAAACCTCATCATTAACAAAAAAGACAAAATTGCGCTTATTGGCGACAATGGCACAGGAAAATCAAGCCTGCTAAATATGATGGCAGGTAATTTACAACCTGCCTCAGGAAGCGTTAAAATGAGTTCAATCCCCTATTATGTACCACAGATTTTCGGACAGTTTAATGATTACAGCATTGCAAAGGCGCTGCAGGTTGAAGGTAAATTAAAAGCCTTGAATGAAATTCTGGATGGCCGGATGACGACTGAAAATATGGTTCTGCTGAATGACGACTGGGCGGTTGAGGAACGCTGCAAAAATGCGCTTGCACATTGGAACCTTGAGGGACTGGACCTGGCCCAAAAAATGGGCAGCCTTAGTGGTGGCCAGAAAACCAAAGTTTTTTTAGCAGGGATACGCATACACCGGCCTGAGATAGTTTTACTTGATGAGCCCAGTAACCATTTAGACCTATGGAGCAGAAAGCGGCTGTATGATGACCTTGCCTCGGCCACTAACACGCTGGTGGTGGTAAGCCATGATAAAACCTTACTGAAGCTTCCGGAACGCGTTTTTGAACTGGATAAGCGGGGCATAACCGTGTATGGAGGCAATTACGATTTTTATGTGGCACAGAAAAAGCTGGAAAGCGAAGCGTTGAAACAGGACCTGAACAGCAGGGAAAAGGCACTTCGTAAAGCCAGGGAAACTGAAAAAGAAGTACTGGAAAGGCAACAAAAACTGGACGCCCGTGGCAAAAAGAAACAGGAAAAAGCGGGTTTGCCTACTATTGTGATGCATGCCTTTAAAAACAATGCAGAAAAAAGCAGCTCCCGTATAAAAAGTGTCCATGAAGATAAAAAGGCTGTGCTTTCGCAGGAACTGGGCCAGTTGCGTGCAGCATTGCCTGACATCAATAAAATGAAAATGGACCTGAACAATTCTGCCCTGCACAGGGGAAAAACATTGGTCAGCGCAAAAAATATAAATTTTGGATACTACCATCAGTTGCTTTGGAAGGAGCCTTTGAATTTTCGGCTTAACAGTGGCGAACGTATGGTCATCCGGGGCGCGAACGGGTCCGGTAAGACAACACTGATCAAAATGATCTTAGGCTGGCTTCAACCCAGTTCAGGAACATTAAACAGTCTTAGCGGCATTAAAACCATTTACATTGACCAGGATTACTCGCTGATTGACAACAACCTGAGTGTATATGAACAGGCACAGGCCTATAATTCGGGTGAATTGCAGGAACATGAAATAAAGATCCGCTTAAACCGCTTTTTATTTGACAAAGCCTACTGGAACAAATCCTGTGCAGCGCTGAGCGGCGGCGAGAAAATGCGCCTGATGCTTTGCGCGCTAACGATAAGCAATGCCGCTCCCGACCTGATTGTACTGGATGAACCCACAAATAACCTGGACATTCAAAATACAGGGATCCTGACTGCTGCAATTGGTGATTATAAGGGAACACTGCTGCTGGTGTCTCATGATGAGTTATTTTTGAAGCAGATAAATGCAGTACATTCAATTGAGTTGCATTAA
- a CDS encoding serine hydrolase domain-containing protein — MKQNYAVCRLFVLPGLLLIGSLNLNAQEKTKFLNAAESDPIKMGWMTGAPPAKDRTVYFEDGSFFQFPALRWSAAHMRQFMPTTNVSRGLGNVNPLAKNIRKEIDQIKFIPLGETKAMTWQESLQKVYADGVIVMQHGKIVYEQYFGALKEDGQHAAMSVTKSLTGTLGIMLAKEGLIDTSKLVSHYIPELKNSAFGDATVRQVMDMTTALQFSEDYADPNAEIWKFSAAGNPLPKPKDYNGPKTYYEYLPTVKKNGVHGTAFGYKTVNSDVLGWIIARVTRKTVAEVLSEKIWRKLGTEQDAYYSVDAVGTPFAGGGFNMGLRDMARFGQLVLNNGFANGKQIIPKSAIDDIRKGGSKAAFEKANYTLLKGWSYRNMWWITHNEDGAFCARGVHGQVIYIDPKADMVIVRFSSNPVASNSANDPYSLPAYHALAKFLMANK; from the coding sequence ATGAAACAAAACTACGCAGTTTGCCGTCTTTTTGTGTTACCCGGTTTGTTACTGATTGGCAGTCTTAACCTTAACGCTCAGGAAAAAACTAAGTTTTTGAATGCCGCAGAAAGCGACCCTATAAAAATGGGCTGGATGACCGGTGCGCCCCCCGCAAAAGACCGGACGGTATATTTTGAAGATGGCAGCTTTTTTCAGTTTCCGGCCCTGCGCTGGAGTGCTGCCCACATGCGCCAGTTTATGCCCACTACCAATGTGTCGCGCGGGCTGGGCAATGTAAATCCCCTGGCAAAAAACATCCGTAAAGAAATTGATCAGATAAAGTTCATTCCCCTGGGCGAAACTAAAGCCATGACCTGGCAGGAATCCCTGCAAAAGGTTTATGCCGATGGGGTAATTGTCATGCAGCATGGAAAAATTGTGTATGAGCAGTACTTTGGCGCATTAAAAGAAGATGGTCAGCATGCCGCCATGTCGGTCACCAAATCCCTTACCGGTACCCTGGGCATTATGCTGGCCAAAGAAGGACTGATAGATACCTCAAAGCTGGTTTCGCATTATATCCCCGAGCTTAAAAATTCTGCCTTTGGTGATGCTACCGTCAGGCAGGTGATGGATATGACCACTGCTTTACAGTTTAGTGAAGATTATGCCGATCCGAATGCCGAGATATGGAAGTTTTCTGCCGCAGGCAACCCATTGCCCAAACCCAAAGATTATAATGGTCCTAAAACCTATTATGAATACCTGCCTACCGTTAAAAAGAATGGTGTACATGGCACTGCCTTTGGTTATAAAACTGTAAATTCTGATGTATTGGGCTGGATCATTGCCCGCGTTACCCGTAAAACAGTAGCAGAGGTCCTATCAGAAAAGATCTGGCGCAAACTAGGTACAGAACAGGATGCCTATTATTCTGTTGATGCCGTTGGAACCCCTTTTGCCGGGGGAGGCTTTAACATGGGTTTAAGGGATATGGCCCGCTTTGGTCAGCTGGTACTGAACAACGGTTTTGCCAATGGCAAACAGATCATTCCCAAATCAGCAATCGATGACATCAGGAAGGGCGGGAGCAAGGCTGCCTTTGAAAAAGCAAATTATACCTTACTTAAAGGCTGGAGCTACAGGAATATGTGGTGGATAACCCATAACGAAGATGGCGCTTTCTGTGCCAGGGGTGTGCATGGTCAGGTGATCTATATAGACCCAAAAGCAGACATGGTCATCGTACGTTTTTCTTCAAATCCGGTAGCCAGTAATTCGGCCAACGATCCTTATTCCCTGCCCGCTTACCATGCCCTGGCTAAATTTCTGATGGCCAATAAATGA
- a CDS encoding SphA family protein, translating into MKRFLTLFAAVLCYLSVFSQGHYTGSSFNPGDYFAPHPGWIIPVWYGYANMDYRNASGNKSDVLINPAPGNPTSLHIKQNVVTNSFILMAIYGGKGKILGANWGMMAIPMLNSPTANIALDYYSSQTGSGNYVFTNKSLGFGDMYVQPVWLSWTKGKFIYAVNYGFWAPTGRYKPHDLDNGGHGYWSHNIRVAGSVKTDPKVSVTLAATMELNSWQHDTDFKEGSHLTFDLGSSYLLNKRGDMVGLFSHYTTQVSDDKGTNGGFVSDRIAGLGGFVSYWITPMKIGVMGRLTQNFAGKNRFAGTAVQAGVNILIPNGSH; encoded by the coding sequence ATGAAAAGATTTCTCACCTTATTTGCAGCGGTTTTATGCTATCTTTCTGTTTTTAGTCAGGGCCATTATACGGGTTCCTCTTTTAATCCCGGTGATTATTTTGCCCCTCATCCCGGATGGATCATTCCGGTTTGGTACGGCTACGCAAATATGGATTACCGCAATGCCTCGGGCAACAAATCCGATGTACTCATTAATCCTGCACCAGGCAATCCAACCTCACTTCACATTAAACAGAATGTGGTTACCAATTCTTTTATTTTAATGGCCATTTATGGGGGGAAAGGTAAAATACTGGGTGCAAACTGGGGAATGATGGCCATCCCTATGCTCAACAGTCCTACAGCTAACATTGCTTTAGACTATTATTCCAGCCAAACCGGTTCGGGAAACTACGTCTTTACCAACAAAAGCCTGGGATTTGGCGACATGTATGTTCAGCCCGTATGGCTATCCTGGACAAAGGGTAAATTCATTTATGCAGTCAATTATGGTTTTTGGGCACCTACAGGCAGATATAAACCCCATGATCTGGACAATGGCGGGCATGGCTACTGGTCGCACAACATCAGGGTGGCAGGCAGTGTAAAAACAGATCCTAAAGTGAGCGTTACACTGGCCGCAACCATGGAATTAAATTCATGGCAGCACGACACTGATTTTAAAGAAGGAAGCCACCTGACATTTGATCTGGGGAGCTCTTATTTATTGAATAAGCGTGGAGATATGGTGGGCCTGTTTAGCCACTATACTACCCAGGTAAGTGATGATAAAGGTACCAATGGTGGCTTTGTGTCTGACAGGATAGCAGGATTAGGCGGCTTTGTCTCCTACTGGATCACACCAATGAAAATAGGGGTGATGGGCAGGCTAACTCAAAATTTTGCCGGAAAAAACAGATTTGCCGGTACAGCTGTACAGGCCGGTGTAAACATTTTGATCCCTAATGGCTCGCATTAA
- a CDS encoding NAD-dependent succinate-semialdehyde dehydrogenase, producing the protein MSIKSIDPTNGKVIKSYPETTKAQVVKKIEQGHKAWTEWRKSSIKERAALLRGLADQLHIQRAELARLMALEMGKPLNDGLAEIDKCGAVCKYYAEKGADFLQDQRIETEASKSYVSFQPLGVVLAVMPWNFPYWQVFRFLAPALMAGNCGVLKHASNVPGCALSIEKLVKDAGYPAHVFQTLMIGSNVVNEVIAHPLIKAVTLTGSTQAGMKVAAQAGMLLKKTVLELGGSDPYLVLEDADLEFAAETCVNSRLINNGQSCIAAKRFIVVKKIEKEFTRLFVQKMKQKKLGNPLEADINLGPMARADLRDELHQQVLKNIEMGAKCLLGGRIPAFKGQHAYYEPTVLSGIKKGMPAYSEEMFGPVAAILTARDVEQAIELANDTSFGLGAAVFTANEKLGEEIARTRLQAGSCFVNSLVKSDPRLPFGGINQSGYGRELGLFGIHEFVNIKTVYVK; encoded by the coding sequence ATGAGCATAAAATCTATTGACCCGACAAATGGCAAGGTAATTAAATCTTATCCTGAAACCACCAAAGCACAAGTTGTTAAAAAGATTGAACAGGGACATAAAGCCTGGACAGAATGGAGAAAAAGCAGTATTAAAGAAAGGGCTGCCCTGCTAAGGGGTCTCGCTGATCAGCTGCACATACAAAGAGCGGAGCTGGCAAGGCTCATGGCTTTGGAAATGGGCAAACCCCTGAACGATGGCCTGGCCGAGATAGACAAATGTGGCGCTGTATGTAAATACTACGCAGAAAAAGGGGCAGATTTTTTGCAGGACCAGCGGATTGAGACTGAGGCTTCAAAAAGCTACGTCAGCTTTCAGCCTCTGGGTGTAGTGCTGGCCGTAATGCCCTGGAATTTTCCTTACTGGCAGGTATTCAGGTTTCTTGCCCCCGCCCTGATGGCGGGCAATTGCGGGGTACTGAAACACGCTTCAAATGTACCGGGATGCGCCCTATCTATAGAAAAGCTGGTAAAGGATGCGGGTTACCCTGCCCATGTATTTCAAACCCTGATGATTGGCAGTAACGTGGTAAACGAAGTGATTGCCCATCCGCTCATAAAGGCGGTAACCCTTACCGGAAGCACGCAGGCAGGAATGAAAGTTGCCGCACAGGCAGGCATGCTGCTGAAAAAAACAGTACTTGAACTGGGGGGCAGTGATCCTTATTTGGTACTGGAAGATGCCGACCTGGAATTTGCAGCCGAAACCTGCGTAAACAGCAGGCTGATCAACAACGGGCAGAGCTGTATTGCAGCAAAAAGATTTATTGTTGTAAAAAAGATAGAAAAGGAATTTACCAGGCTTTTTGTGCAAAAAATGAAACAGAAAAAACTGGGTAACCCTTTGGAAGCGGATATCAACCTGGGTCCTATGGCCCGTGCAGATTTACGTGACGAGCTGCACCAGCAGGTACTGAAGAATATAGAAATGGGTGCAAAATGCCTGCTTGGCGGCCGGATTCCTGCGTTTAAAGGCCAGCATGCCTACTATGAACCTACTGTACTTAGCGGAATAAAAAAAGGGATGCCTGCTTACAGCGAGGAAATGTTTGGCCCGGTGGCGGCCATACTGACGGCCAGAGATGTGGAACAAGCCATTGAGCTGGCCAACGATACTTCATTCGGACTTGGAGCTGCCGTATTTACAGCTAATGAAAAACTGGGTGAAGAAATAGCAAGGACCCGCCTTCAGGCTGGTTCCTGCTTTGTAAATTCGCTGGTAAAATCCGATCCCCGCCTACCCTTTGGGGGCATTAACCAAAGCGGCTACGGGCGCGAACTGGGCCTGTTTGGTATTCATGAATTTGTAAACATTAAAACGGTTTATGTGAAATGA
- a CDS encoding SRPBCC family protein: protein MKILKRVLFVIVGIVILALVVALFVKKDYAVEREVTINRPEPEVFDFIKHIKNQDQYSVWNNLDPAMKKSYSGTDGTVGFKYSWESTNKNVGKGEQEIVKITEGDRIDMKLRFKEPFDAEDDAYMTTEAIGADKTKVKWGFTGKMAWPMNLMMLCMKMEEMIGKDLQSGLDKMKTTLEK from the coding sequence ATGAAAATTTTAAAAAGAGTATTATTTGTTATTGTCGGGATTGTTATTCTGGCATTGGTAGTAGCGCTGTTTGTGAAAAAAGATTATGCGGTGGAGCGTGAAGTAACCATCAACAGGCCGGAACCAGAGGTATTCGACTTCATTAAACACATTAAAAATCAGGACCAGTACAGCGTTTGGAACAACCTGGACCCGGCCATGAAAAAGAGTTACAGCGGCACCGATGGCACAGTTGGCTTTAAATATTCATGGGAAAGCACCAACAAAAATGTAGGTAAGGGCGAACAGGAAATCGTCAAAATTACTGAAGGCGACAGGATAGACATGAAATTGCGCTTTAAAGAACCTTTTGATGCAGAAGACGATGCTTATATGACCACAGAGGCCATTGGCGCTGATAAAACAAAGGTTAAATGGGGCTTTACAGGTAAAATGGCCTGGCCCATGAATTTAATGATGCTTTGTATGAAGATGGAAGAGATGATTGGCAAAGATCTGCAGAGTGGATTGGACAAAATGAAAACCACGCTGGAAAAGTAA
- a CDS encoding LCP family protein produces the protein MKKLLFYIFLLAFSFQVNAQDTTSTAIAPADYAKPQAVQLNRSAEALGISPKVSAKVKAMPNPPVNMALFAVDRRQAGERANSDVIMVISIDQQSGKIKMSSIMRDTYVNIDGHGMDKINAAYALGGPQLAIKTINQNFDLDIKDYINVDFYSAARIVDALGGVTVNVKQPELSYLNNYLDELAIYEKIPAVHVNSAGLQKLTGRQAVAYTRIRGVGNGDYERTERQRSVLVALFSTLKNSGSQMLPAIASQVLPNLETSMGQMTLFSFAGSVLNSKNKVIDQARFPLDGQSAGKRINNIWYLTADLKATTTSLHNFIYKSIQPAAK, from the coding sequence ATGAAAAAACTATTGTTTTATATTTTTCTGCTGGCCTTCTCCTTCCAGGTAAATGCCCAGGACACCACTTCAACAGCTATAGCCCCTGCGGATTATGCCAAACCTCAGGCTGTTCAGTTAAACAGATCGGCCGAAGCACTGGGCATATCACCCAAAGTAAGTGCAAAGGTAAAAGCCATGCCAAACCCACCGGTAAATATGGCCCTTTTTGCGGTCGACAGGCGTCAGGCAGGCGAACGGGCAAATTCCGATGTGATCATGGTCATTTCCATCGATCAGCAAAGCGGAAAAATAAAGATGTCTTCCATTATGAGGGATACTTATGTAAATATTGACGGGCATGGCATGGATAAGATCAATGCAGCTTATGCACTTGGAGGGCCTCAGCTTGCTATAAAAACCATCAATCAGAACTTTGACCTCGACATTAAGGATTACATCAATGTTGATTTTTACAGTGCTGCAAGAATAGTAGATGCCCTTGGAGGGGTAACGGTAAATGTAAAGCAGCCAGAGCTTTCGTATCTTAACAATTACCTGGATGAGCTGGCGATTTACGAGAAGATTCCGGCAGTGCATGTAAACAGTGCAGGCCTCCAGAAACTGACCGGCAGACAGGCTGTAGCGTATACCCGCATCAGAGGGGTAGGGAATGGCGATTATGAAAGGACCGAACGTCAGAGAAGTGTACTGGTTGCGCTTTTCAGCACACTTAAAAACTCCGGTTCGCAAATGCTGCCGGCCATCGCTTCACAGGTATTGCCCAACCTGGAAACCAGTATGGGACAGATGACCCTTTTCAGCTTTGCAGGTAGTGTGCTGAATTCTAAAAATAAAGTGATCGATCAGGCAAGGTTTCCACTGGATGGGCAAAGTGCGGGGAAAAGAATCAACAACATCTGGTACCTTACTGCCGATTTAAAAGCCACTACCACCTCCTTACATAATTTTATTTATAAAAGCATACAGCCTGCTGCAAAATAA
- a CDS encoding tail fiber domain-containing protein yields MNYPLFKGSVMGLLLGIASLTASAQKINEQELKVNVGKISNSTQHLKNLEPVTFQYDVNKYKHLKLPAGEQYGFMASNVQPEFPAMVYEASKVYEAGKNNAKVARYNEVQTENLIPVLVAAIKEQQAEIELLKKEVQLLKAKSK; encoded by the coding sequence ATGAACTATCCTTTGTTTAAAGGTTCTGTAATGGGACTTTTATTGGGCATTGCTTCGTTAACAGCAAGTGCACAGAAAATTAATGAACAGGAACTGAAAGTTAATGTTGGTAAAATATCCAATTCTACACAACATTTAAAAAACCTGGAACCGGTTACCTTTCAATACGATGTAAACAAGTACAAACACCTGAAACTTCCGGCCGGAGAGCAGTACGGTTTTATGGCCAGCAATGTACAGCCCGAATTTCCGGCAATGGTTTACGAAGCGTCAAAGGTATATGAAGCCGGCAAAAACAACGCTAAAGTGGCCAGGTACAACGAGGTGCAGACAGAAAACCTGATTCCTGTACTGGTGGCCGCCATAAAAGAACAACAAGCCGAAATAGAGCTGTTGAAAAAAGAAGTACAGCTGCTCAAAGCAAAATCAAAGTAG